The nucleotide window AGCAATTCGGGAGGAGAGTAGATTTTCCTGCACTTCAAAGAGGGAATGCAGGACATTTTCGATGAGTTTTGACGGCAAAACAATGCCATTGTTTTCGTCCACGCTAAGATCTCCTGTTTCCAGGTCATTTATCAACAGCGTATAATTTCTAGGCTGTCCGTCGTAGATCAATCGATAATCAAACCGATCTGCAGAATCTGTTGCCAATAAATGAAATTCCATAGGTATGGTCATGGTTGGTTTACCGCTATTGTTAATTGATAGTGAGCCCTTGTATATCCCTACAAAATCCTTTGGGAATGATTCTGTGGGGTTTTGGCCGTAGAAGGATAATGAAACTTGATAAAGTATTAGACAGGTAAATAGAGACTTAAACATAAGCAGTGGATGATTACATATGACTAAAAAAGGACGCCTATTATATGCCTGTTACGCAAGATAAATATATTTCGACCTGGTTCTGATGATCCACTTTCTGGCATATAGCCATATGATCAGATAGCCTAGTAAATACCAGATCTCGAACCTCCCAAACAAAGGGAGTTCAAATGCCAGATCAATCAGGTCCAATTCAAAATTGAGGCCAAGAATATTGATCTCCAGACCTTCTTCTAAACCAATACTTGTTCCTAACAGGCCGAAAAGTGAAGCCTGGATCCCAGTTCCACTTGCAGATGATCCCAGTACTTGTTTCAGCGGTCGCCAGTCTTTTCCAATAGCCGTCGAGGGTAGGTCCAGACCTAGTTCAGGGACCTTTAAGCCGACCCAGGAAACGAATGTATTGCTATTGGGTCCGGGAAATAGGTGGTATTCATCTTTCCAGGGGTACGCTTTGATAGCCACATCCACTTTTTCGATGAGTGATTCAACATGATCTCCACGTAAATCCAGCAACAAAGCGGCCTCATTGCCATACCAGCTATTCACCGGTACATGAGTCTCTCGGAAGAGTACATTACCTTGATGATCTTCTCTCCATCCAATGACCTGACTGACTTCAAAATTTTTTGCTCCCTGTGGTTTCATCGCGATCCAACTATGTACTGCGAATATTCCTTTTGGGCCCCAGGTTCGGGCCGCATAGACCTGTATGATGGGTTCTTGTTGAGTTGGATTCGGAACAACTATTTTATGAGCATTCTTATTTCCCTTAGAAACTTTATCAATGGTAGTATCTACGATTGGAGGGATGGCCAGAAATAGGATAAATACTGACCAGATAATGAGCCTGCGATAAGATATTCTGAGGAAGTCATGAGACCTGATACTCTGTGGGTGAACGTACTTTTTGCCTTGTTCAATTTTTTCCTCATCCGTTAGCTTTCGATCCATGTCTTGTTTTACTCCCAAGAGTTTACGGAATATCCAAAGAAAGGATCAAAGTCGGCTTCTGTTATGAAAAAAAGTAATGAGCGAAAGCACACCATAAATGGCCAACAGCAATAGCATGGTCAAGGTGATGAAATTCGCTATTTTCTGTTGAATTGGAACATGAAATGGAAAGGGCTTGTAATTAGCCAGCTTTAAAGCCGAACTTGTTTGATCGACGTGGAAATGTGCACCCGGCTCGGTATTGTTTTC belongs to Cytophagales bacterium and includes:
- a CDS encoding DUF3750 domain-containing protein, whose product is MDRKLTDEEKIEQGKKYVHPQSIRSHDFLRISYRRLIIWSVFILFLAIPPIVDTTIDKVSKGNKNAHKIVVPNPTQQEPIIQVYAARTWGPKGIFAVHSWIAMKPQGAKNFEVSQVIGWREDHQGNVLFRETHVPVNSWYGNEAALLLDLRGDHVESLIEKVDVAIKAYPWKDEYHLFPGPNSNTFVSWVGLKVPELGLDLPSTAIGKDWRPLKQVLGSSASGTGIQASLFGLLGTSIGLEEGLEINILGLNFELDLIDLAFELPLFGRFEIWYLLGYLIIWLYARKWIIRTRSKYIYLA